aattaataagaGTACATAGTAAGtgttcgttataatgaaattatatttcacagCTTTAGCATTGGCCTTTAACGATTCATTGCACTATCACCCAACTTTAGTGAAGATTATAAAAGATTGCTTCAGTTGTGGAACTTTCCCTTCACCGGCTTATAAAATGGCATATGTAAGTAATGATTCAAATGAATGGTGTAAATTAAGTGATAGTACGTTAATACTTGTTTGACGATTAATGTAAACTAGGTTCTTAATTTAAGATACCCACTAAATCTGTACTTAAATTTGGGACAGACCAAGTCACAGGTAAAACGCTGACTTATCCGTGTATAATGGTGGAAAATGTTTACATCTTTCCTGGCTCGCCCATgttttttgaaatatcgtttcaagCATTCTGCAAGGTATAATATGCACAAGTCGCTTGAATAATTGTTCGAGAATAGAAAAGATCTTGTTTTTGTAGGAATGTTTTGCTAGTTACAAAAGTTTTGCAGCAACTGAAGTTTACATAAATGCAAAAGAGGAATCATTCGCAGATGTTTTATACGCAGTTGCACAAGAATATCCAACTGTTACCTTCGGCTCGTATCCGGAATGGAATAGGTAATAAAATCGACTACAAtacaaaaaaatgataaagaagTTGATAGATAATTGAAATCGCTTCGTAGGTATTATAAAGCACGTGTAACCATAGAAAgtgaaaacgaaaaagataCTGAAACAGCAAAAACAATGTTTTGTAATCGTATTCCGAGAAATGTGCTAGTACATTATGATCGTACGCCACATGTGGATTGTCTATCCAAGTATGAAGCATGGATTCAAAAGTCCCAACGTCGACCAGTTTATGAGCGTTCCTTCAAGAAATTCGTGTAATGCATCTACAACTGGAAAAAGTATCGATTATTTGTATCGATTATAAGGTGttatcgaatttttctttgttttctttctctttctttccttgtagaaattattataagaaaCCTGAAAATGTTTGGATATATTTGGATGGTAGCGAAGAGTCAATCCTTATGATACATCTTGCTCGAATCGCTAGTAACAAACTGCAACATTGTTCGAAGTTCAAACTGCGTGCAATTTGTTTTAAATCTGATATCTTAAAGTCGGGCATTGACAATTTCTTCCATGAACTTAAGAACAGGTGGGTATGATATTCATACATGTCAAAACTAttacaaacaaaaattatattggaTTGCACGTAGAATGTTAcaatcaattttctaaaatagatTTAAACTAACATGAACATAACTAATTTGATTGATCTGACAGATATAATATCGAACTGTGTAAGTTAGAAcatttggaaaacgatgccGCTGACGCGATAAGCAATTTCGCTGTGTCAAAACCAGAATTACAAGTGTTATTGGTTGGAAAACGGttgaataacaataaaaatgtaatatacgaTGATCTTGCACGATTAAACGACGACAGTTCTAAGTCTGTGCAAGTACATTTTCCACTCACTGATTGGACAGATGACGATATGAAAGATTTCTTTAATTCACTCTGTTTACCATACTATACAAcagaaaagtattaaaatcgATAAGTAAGTAAAAATGTGTCTTTTTATCTCTACTTCGTTTGTTGATTTactttccctctctctttttgtttacccttttgtttttgttttcgtttctttcggaTTATGCTTGGTTAGATATTgtcatatatattgtatatatttatataattcattttccGTATAAAGAAATACAACTTATTTTCATAGGTATGGGACAGAAAAATACGAGCAAGAATTATCCAAAATACGTAATATGCTGCTAATGGAAGTGTGGCCGAGATAGCTGTATCtcgtattaaattttatatttattgattggTTCAATAGCAGATTATTGTATGATCAATGGTCTTCTTTAATACAACaaagaagtaaataaaaacaaattcacACCAAAGTTGTTTAAAAATCAGTTTATAATCAAAACATTATCAGAAATTGTCGAGGTTGCGtttcttcatattttaatcCCTGATTATCACGAGGATGGCGAGATTTGTTACGAAGAAAACACATGGGAAGACATCTACGTTTATAGATTGCTTTTTAATGTATCCTTAAAGACGATGAGCAGGAGGAAAAGGattaattaaacgtttaaGATTTTGATggatacaattaaaaaaggTTCATTAAACTCTTAAATCGTATTGGTATGAAttcgtatcatttattttgaacTTATAGTTGAGTCGCGACGTCTCATTGTTTTGttctaaagaaaaagaagcttTGTTACTTACTCGCATCCtcctgaaatttaatttcgcaTTGAAGTATTTTtagctttttttcttttgaaagcTCAAAACAAAAGTGAATGATAGAATGGCGAGAAGGTGGAGTAGATAAGAACGGTAAGAAAGCGAATGAATGATGCTAGTCAGATagtttgtgtgtgtgtgtgtgtagttatacaatttataaaccATATACAGTGCGATATTCTTCGTTATACTAATTACTAAATACGAgttgtttttttatatttatgattattgtcaataaagagaaaatagataaatacTTAAGTCGAATATTCCGTTATTCGCACTGTGTTTTTACGTATCATTCTTCCGCGATCACTTACACATCGCTTAACGCTAGAAGCTCTGTACCACAGAACTGTGTCTCccttttttattactttttatcaaaaatttagtAGACGATctctgaaaataataaatctgaaaaaatAACAAGCAGTAGTGGTTTCAATTGcggtaaaaaaaagaaaaattgaacgagGTAATCCACGAgtgaaacgaaacaaaaaaaaaattgagtaaatggaaaaagttgtgcgaggaaagaagagaaggtGGGGAGACGGAAATGAGCCTCATATTTCACCAGAGTATTTCATTTAAGTTTGAAATTGATTACACGAGagtagaatagaatagaaagaaGCCGATGATACAAGGTTGGTAGAAGACAGAATACAAGCTGTCTAACTGGATGACTAACTGGTTATTTAACTGATTGGTTCGCTGTATAGCTCATTCATCGATTGACTGACCGACAACTGAGCGATTGATTAATCGACGGATTGATTATAAGTGGTTGCTCGACTGGTTAGTTGGTAGATAAAAATGAATCGCGAGAAAAGGACGAATATAtatcgaaaagaaaatacgataaatgaaaataaaacgtgCGATTTTTCTCGATTTCTCTGCGTCGGTCTTTTTACAATTAGCATATCGAAGTTATTACGATTATAACGGAGAAGAAATCAATTGAGTAAATATTGACACGACGAATGGTCTATAAAAACAATTGCGAACATTAAACGGCAAAATTCTCAGcgcaaaattatttgatttgaTGTCACAATATGCGTGTTCGATAATTCATTATAGTGGTAATATAGACACAGGGCTATATAGATAGGACAGTTGAGAAAGAATAAGATAGCTATAAATAGCAAAAGGGTAGAAGAAAGttgtaaagaaaaaaggaCGGGTCAAGCCTTCTGCGATAGAAACGATGAACATAAAAGAGATTTGTATCGTTTAAAGATTGGAAATGATACGAAAGAACAGAGGAAGAGTAGGAAAAATATAGGAGTGTGAGAGATCGAGTAGAGACTGATGCGAATGGGGGTTTGATCCTTGCGTAATCGTAGATGAAGCTAGTGGAGATGAGAAGGACGCGGTGGTAATGGTAACGGTAAAGTAGTGGCGGCtgtggcggtggcggtggcggtggcggcggtggtgacggcggcggtggcggtggcggcggcggtggtggcggcggcggcggcggcggcttAGACCGACGGCGTGGTCGATGGCGATGGTCGCGTGCTGGTCGCGTGCCGGAGGCGGAGCCAAGCTTCGACTCTCTCGCGTGCCACCTCCACCCTAAAGTTCGCGGTCCCTGTTGCACCCTCCGACACCCTCCTGGAACAGCGGGGAGCTCTTCTACTCGACGCGACGCCCCTCGGTACTCTTTGGTTCCTCGCGTCTCCCCTTCTCTCCACCAGTTCCCGAATCTACAGTCGCTTCCTCGTCGGTTATTGATTCCCTCGGGTAGCTAGTCCCGAAAAGGGTGCTAAAATAGGATGAGGACGATTGAAAGAACGAAAGCGAGAAGATATagagaaatgaaattcgatgataaatacaatataccaAAGTTGGCGCGTtttaaaaggaaaacgaaTGATCGCTCTTTTGCTccctctccttttttcttctacattttcttcttAGCCTTCTTCATCGTTTTATCTCTTTTATCCTTGTCTTGTTTCATTGTTCTCTGCTTCCTCATTTTCTTCTTACACACCttctctttattattattattattactattacgataccgaaatcgaaatttctccaaattTTCCAGTCAATGTGTAGCTTATGTAATAGTTGTGAATACACGTTTGCTATGAAGCAAATATTGAAGCAACGAGTGATCAACGGTTTTCCAAAGCTAATGACCGTGGAGACTCGTTCAATGATAATGCATAGGagattaatttattgttaaaatacaatatcgAGTGGTCGCAGTGACGAAAGATGCTCTCAAGTATTCGTATCGATGGTCGTGCGATGAATCTGCTATCGTTGTTGATTAAGATTCgtcgaaagagaaaaggaaagagctATTATGTAAGTGACCCGTAGCGATCACTATGCCGAAAGCATACACGATTTTGTCTCGCTGTGTGATCGGTGCAAAAACAATGTGCAGCGACTAGGAAGACGAAGGACAGTTGGTAAAATTATCGAGAGAACGCAGGAAGACACAATTAAACGAAACTCTTAGAGACgtcgatttattaaatttcgttgATTTATCTGCGACATTATCCATCCTTCGAAGTAAGTTCTTGTTTGCACAAACTTGTCGTATTGAGAGCAGCGCTCTTGAATCTCGAAACTTTGCAAACTCCCCGTCTCTTCCTTTGGCTTCGCCAGTTGGTCCCCACCCGTTCTCCTCGGCCCCCTTAGTGTAACCACGGTTTCTTCTTCGTGTAAACTTACACATTGGTATAGGCGGTATCCACACCTAGATAGACAGACAGATAGACAgacagatagatagatagatagataaataGGATAAATATTAGATAAGTAGTAAGTAGATAGGTAGGTAAGTAAGTAGATACAGTTTAAGCGACGTATTTGTATTCATCCGTGGATCCAGCTCGTTCGTTGctcttttcgtttcgtttctcatCGTTTCTGTTTTCATCGTTTCTGTTCCATACCACCGTTTCGTCTCGTTCGTTGCTGTCCGGAGTTGTAGTTCCGTGCGATTCACGGCATAACCTATTTTACTTTCGAAAACTCAACGGATCAATACCAACGGGAATGCGACGAAGACGAGCGAGCGGACGAAGAGAATTGCGCAAGAGGAGGAACAACGAATGCGAACGACATCGTTCTCGTCCGCGGCAATTTCTTCTATGATACGAACAATACTATTGTCTCTGTGGCTTTTAGGTACGGTCAAAGATCGATCGACTGATTATTTCGCGTGGAAGCGTGTACGGTCGAAAGGTTGCGTTGCGAAATCGATCGAGTGGAATCGATAAAGATCGAGTAGCCAAAGTCGCGAGGGTCAGCAACGGCAGGTAGCGCGAAAGCAGCCAAGTTGCGCCGGTACCATACGTGATATACAAATACCGGCAACCGAATCTTCGAAAAGAGTTTTGGGTTGCGGCACGAGACCGTCAGCTGGCGAGCAGAGCCGGTTcgtccttttctttttgtttcttttctcgttcACGCGGCACCTCTCTTCTCCTCCTTTCAACATGCTTTTTTACGTGCCCTCTCTTCTCCTCTCCCCTCCTCCTCGCTCctttattcgttcgttcgcttTTCAACCGGTCCTCGATCCTGCGTATAAACATCTttcgattttctttcatttccatCCTCCTTTCCTTCCGGACAAACGTTTGAAAATCTTGTTCCTTCGTCTTTACGATTAGAAATAAACGTTCTTTGGCAAGCAATCGCGATCCAGCCATGGAAACTTCGATAACGAGTTACCAAGACGATTTCGCGAATGATCGTTTTCTACGGCGTACGAGAGACAGGTTAGAACCGAATCGTATTTTAAAAAGGGGTCATGGGAATTTCAAAAACTGTAAGACAGAAAGTTGGTACGTATATACCCGGCTTCTTAATTGGCAGGTCTCTTTCTGTTTTTTAATACGACGAGTCCAACGAGAGATTTTTAAATGCTCGTGGCGTGGGTGAAATAGGGGGGGGGGGAAGGGAGGGTAACTGGATCGCGATGTCGCTGCGTTAACCGCGCTAATGTTTTTGCGGCGGATCACTCGACCGAAAAAAAGCTTTGTAGAGCGTCGATGCTACACGGTAACGAtgcaaaatttcttttacgaGATTAGACGACGCTCGATTTAACCGTACAGTTCGTTTCAGCGAACGCTTCGATGAAGCGCGTCAGCGTGTTGCGTCGCGACGAGCGTATAGTACGTACCAGTTTGCTCGATCGCGCAATCAAAACGTGAACGCGTCTGGGCTCTTGTTCGCGCGTTACTTTCCGAAAAATTCCGTGTTCCGACAAGGCCGGAATTTCGATTGCCGCGCCTCGAATCGCATGTATTATTCTTCTctattattctattaaatatctCGCTTTCGAATGCAATTTCGATCGGAATTAATTTGCTGATTGATAGACCGATTAATCTCTAGGAATTTTTGGAAATCTTTTACTTCCTCGAAAGGCTATTACTCTTTCCCAGCTTAATCACCTTATTAGATGCGCGTGCGTTTGACGTTAAATGTACATACGTTTAAATACGAAAGAGTAAAAAGAAGATGATGTATGGCATAGAAACTTGATATATCGATCGAGTTTTGAAAAACGGAAAGTTATCGCATAAAAGCCAAGGATCCTCTGCAAGCTTTTTCGCGTTCGAGATTTCATCGACAACGTTACTTTCtcgtatttgttatttatccAGAGGTCTGATTTTCTTTCGTAGCCTCTTAACGTCATGTTACCTTGATCGTTATCCTGGCTATTAGATAGACAGATCGTGCGCACAGTCAACAAGCTTTGTCGTCTGCACGCTGTTTGACGTTAACGGAATTTGTCCATCATTCTCATCGTGACTTTTACCTATACATAGGTAAAAACATCGGACCTCGTCACGAAAGACTCGCTCGCTTTTCCTTCTCCTCCTTATCGTACAGTCTTAATCGTTGCATCGAAAATTCTTTTGGGGGTCCGCGAAAGAACGCGTTCTTCTATACGCGTTCGcatatgatatttatattatcgttTTCTAATTCCGTTGTTCGAACGGATCGCGAAATCGAGCCAACGATTATCATAGTTTACGTTTACGATTAAACGTAATACACATGGAACGTGCATTGCGTTACTTCGCTTCAAAATCGAATGTTTCGCAGATGCGTGTCGACTTAAGTGAGAAAAATAGCTGTCAGAAATGACGCTAGAGCGGAATGGAGGGAAAGGCGAGACGGGGGCAGCGGTCGGTCAGAGTGACGAAGAGCGAGGGCTATGGAGCCGAGTATTGCGAGTAGTCGGAGAATATGCGTTAGGAAGAAGGAAGGGATGCGAGCGACTGAAAGAGGAAAGACACGGAAGGTGGACACGATAGAAGGTAGGTCTGGGTTCGAGGGACAGAGGTACGCAGCGTGGAATACCAAGTACGACAAACGAAGACTGATCTACAGGAGGAAGGAGTTGGATGGTCGTATACTCGCCACTCTTTTCTTTAAATCACGTTTATCAGAGACGGATGGCGAACAGCAGCGCGATGCAGTATCGA
This DNA window, taken from Bombus fervidus isolate BK054 chromosome 14, iyBomFerv1, whole genome shotgun sequence, encodes the following:
- the LOC139993974 gene encoding FAD synthase → MINLHRYKVVKILLKCYRTNIIRLKSSGKHPTAGIIVIGDEILKAQVKDTNCFYACKLLYKHGVKVQKTAVVRDNLEDISKEIKYFSKMFNYVFTSGGIGPTHDDVTYEALALAFNDSLHYHPTLVKIIKDCFSCGTFPSPAYKMAYIPTKSVLKFGTDQVTGKTLTYPCIMVENVYIFPGSPMFFEISFQAFCKECFASYKSFAATEVYINAKEESFADVLYAVAQEYPTVTFGSYPEWNRYYKARVTIESENEKDTETAKTMFCNRIPRNVLVHYDRTPHVDCLSKYEAWIQKSQRRPVYERSFKKFVNYYKKPENVWIYLDGSEESILMIHLARIASNKLQHCSKFKLRAICFKSDILKSGIDNFFHELKNRYNIELCKLEHLENDAADAISNFAVSKPELQVLLVGKRLNNNKNVIYDDLARLNDDSSKSVQVHFPLTDWTDDDMKDFFNSLCLPYYTTEKY